From a single Bacillus gobiensis genomic region:
- a CDS encoding phage portal protein has translation MYQKFKNMLSPAPQAADMQSETLLEWLGISKTSKNMLSEVTYFTCLKMLSETLGKMPLKYYQETEKGIEKANSNAAHKLLKLRPNPVMTPSIFWAAVEQNRNHNGNAYVWLRKVFKPQRFGGSYEIQDMWVMPTESVQVYIDDAGYFGAKGQIWYVYTDKYSGERYTLRSDEVLHFKTSYSFDGVLGVPVKDILKSTVEGGLESQNFMNNLYKSGLTAKAALEYTGDLNEDAKKKLVAGFEQFANGSENSGKIIPVPLGMKLIPLDIKLTDSQFFELKKFSALQIAGAFGIKPNQINDYEKSSYANSEMQQLSFYVDTELFILKQYEEEINYKILTPEEVEQGFFFKFNEKVILRTDSKTQMDTLASGVNNGIYKPNEARELLNLPIAEGGDVLMVNGNYIPATDVGKQYDKGGDQT, from the coding sequence ATGTATCAAAAATTTAAAAACATGCTTTCCCCAGCTCCACAAGCTGCAGATATGCAGAGCGAAACACTTTTAGAGTGGCTAGGGATTAGCAAGACTTCTAAGAATATGCTCAGCGAGGTCACATATTTCACCTGCCTTAAGATGTTATCTGAGACGCTTGGAAAAATGCCATTAAAGTATTATCAGGAAACGGAAAAAGGTATTGAAAAAGCAAATTCAAATGCAGCTCATAAGCTATTAAAACTGAGGCCTAATCCGGTAATGACACCATCCATTTTTTGGGCGGCAGTAGAGCAAAATAGAAATCATAATGGGAATGCGTATGTTTGGCTTAGAAAAGTCTTTAAGCCTCAGAGGTTCGGTGGCAGCTATGAAATACAAGACATGTGGGTTATGCCTACAGAAAGTGTTCAAGTCTACATTGACGATGCCGGATACTTTGGTGCTAAAGGGCAAATCTGGTATGTCTATACGGATAAATATAGTGGCGAACGATATACATTGCGTTCAGATGAAGTGTTACACTTTAAGACCTCATATAGCTTTGATGGGGTACTAGGGGTACCTGTAAAAGACATTCTAAAATCTACAGTTGAGGGCGGACTCGAGAGCCAGAATTTTATGAATAACTTGTATAAAAGCGGGCTTACTGCTAAAGCCGCATTAGAATATACTGGAGATTTAAACGAAGATGCAAAGAAAAAGCTTGTTGCAGGTTTTGAGCAGTTTGCAAATGGATCAGAAAATAGCGGAAAAATTATTCCTGTTCCGCTTGGAATGAAACTGATACCATTAGATATCAAGTTAACGGATAGTCAATTCTTCGAGTTGAAAAAATTCAGCGCTCTTCAGATCGCCGGCGCTTTTGGAATTAAACCAAATCAGATTAATGATTATGAAAAGTCGAGCTATGCAAATTCAGAAATGCAGCAGCTCTCTTTTTATGTGGACACCGAGTTGTTTATCCTAAAGCAATATGAAGAGGAGATCAATTATAAGATTCTTACACCAGAAGAAGTCGAGCAGGGCTTCTTTTTTAAATTCAACGAGAAAGTAATTCTTCGTACTGATAGCAAAACGCAAATGGATACGTTGGCTTCAGGTGTGAATAATGGCATTTATAAGCCAAACGAGGCAAGAGAATTGTTAAATTTACCTATTGCTGAGGGTGGGGATGTGTTAATGGTAAACGGCAATTATATTCCAGCCACCGATGTTGGAAAGCAGTACGATAAAGGGGGTGATCAAACATGA
- a CDS encoding head maturation protease, ClpP-related has translation MKRFWNFSVNAATPDQAETVELRIEGDIVSDEDVWLYEWFGIEATAPNIFKDELAHYNEKDITVWIDSYGGDVFAAAGIYNALKEHKGKVTTKIDGKAMSAASVIAMAGDEILMSPVSVMMIHNPLTTAQGDMRELRKTADVLDTVKETIINAYMVKTRRSKAKISAMMDDETWMSANVAVKQGFADGVLYQEQEAEEVVNFSFNRFAIQNSANESMKRLLNFKKAQEQTWAPENLVDNQKTEKEKLLLELDLI, from the coding sequence ATGAAGAGGTTTTGGAATTTCAGCGTAAATGCTGCGACACCAGATCAAGCTGAAACCGTTGAATTGAGAATTGAGGGAGACATCGTAAGCGATGAGGATGTGTGGTTATATGAGTGGTTTGGTATTGAAGCTACTGCTCCGAACATTTTTAAAGATGAGCTTGCTCATTATAACGAAAAGGATATTACGGTTTGGATAGACTCATACGGCGGAGATGTGTTTGCCGCAGCCGGTATTTATAATGCCCTTAAAGAACATAAAGGCAAGGTCACAACTAAAATTGATGGGAAGGCTATGTCAGCTGCAAGTGTCATCGCCATGGCTGGAGATGAGATACTCATGTCGCCGGTTAGTGTCATGATGATTCACAATCCACTTACTACCGCACAAGGAGACATGAGAGAGTTAAGAAAAACTGCGGATGTCTTAGACACGGTAAAGGAGACTATCATTAATGCATATATGGTCAAAACGAGAAGGTCTAAGGCGAAAATATCCGCCATGATGGATGATGAAACCTGGATGTCTGCAAATGTTGCTGTTAAACAAGGATTTGCTGATGGAGTCCTGTATCAGGAACAGGAAGCAGAAGAGGTAGTCAATTTCTCTTTTAATCGATTTGCCATACAAAACAGTGCAAATGAGTCCATGAAACGCTTGCTGAACTTTAAAAAAGCACAGGAACAGACATGGGCACCCGAAAACTTAGTGGACAATCAGAAAACAGAAAAAGAAAAACTATTATTGGAATTGGATTTAATCTAA
- a CDS encoding phage major capsid protein, which yields MNPELLKMLNEINAKKTEAKKLIAEDKVEEAKAVKEELVKLQNKFDLAKDLFDEQEEQEKAAVKNKVKKPVNNEESQHGAFVNIIKASLLKKAVNEDDMEIYNMMTEADPNAEGESDGGLTVPQDIRTQVKEFRRALDALEPLVNVEPVSTLSGSRVLEVTADHVPFDNVDEAAQFPDAETPKFRNIAYKVLKKGGILKLTRELTQDTSEAIISYLTSWIQKKARVTRNFMILAELDASFGGSKTKVLADIDDFKDVFNVTLDPAIAVSSGVLTNQDGFNWLDKQKDGDGKYILQPNPTNATQKLLFGTYPLKVVSNKVLKSATVGDPEAPTGYKYPFYLGDFKEAITIFDRETLSIEFSTEAGDLWGKDLTGVKVRERLDIKTVDTEAVIKGEVEVTV from the coding sequence GTGAATCCAGAATTATTAAAAATGTTGAATGAGATTAACGCTAAAAAAACTGAAGCTAAAAAATTGATTGCTGAAGATAAAGTTGAGGAGGCAAAAGCAGTAAAGGAAGAACTGGTAAAGCTGCAAAATAAATTTGATCTTGCTAAGGATTTATTTGATGAACAGGAGGAGCAAGAAAAGGCAGCAGTCAAAAATAAAGTCAAAAAGCCTGTTAACAATGAGGAATCTCAGCATGGGGCTTTTGTTAATATCATCAAGGCTTCCCTTTTGAAGAAAGCCGTTAATGAGGATGATATGGAAATTTACAATATGATGACTGAGGCTGATCCAAACGCTGAGGGTGAATCAGATGGCGGTCTGACTGTTCCTCAGGATATTCGAACGCAGGTTAAAGAATTTCGTCGTGCTCTTGATGCTCTTGAACCACTGGTTAATGTTGAGCCGGTTTCCACTTTAAGCGGTTCTCGTGTGTTGGAAGTTACAGCTGATCATGTTCCGTTTGATAACGTGGATGAGGCAGCACAATTCCCTGATGCCGAAACACCTAAGTTCCGCAATATTGCTTACAAAGTATTGAAAAAAGGCGGCATCCTTAAGTTAACCCGTGAGCTCACACAAGACACATCGGAAGCAATTATCAGTTACCTTACAAGTTGGATCCAGAAAAAAGCTAGGGTTACACGTAATTTTATGATCCTTGCTGAGCTTGATGCTAGTTTTGGAGGATCTAAGACGAAAGTTTTAGCGGATATCGATGATTTTAAAGATGTATTTAACGTAACGCTCGATCCAGCTATTGCAGTCTCTTCCGGTGTGCTTACGAACCAAGATGGATTCAACTGGTTAGACAAACAAAAAGACGGGGACGGAAAATATATTCTTCAGCCGAACCCAACTAATGCTACTCAAAAATTGTTGTTTGGTACGTACCCTCTGAAAGTGGTATCTAACAAGGTGCTAAAATCTGCTACTGTAGGCGATCCTGAAGCACCAACAGGATATAAATATCCTTTCTATCTTGGTGACTTTAAAGAAGCTATCACAATTTTTGACCGTGAAACTTTGTCTATCGAGTTTTCTACAGAAGCCGGGGATCTATGGGGTAAAGATTTAACAGGCGTAAAAGTAAGAGAACGTTTAGACATTAAAACCGTTGATACGGAAGCTGTTATTAAAGGGGAAGTTGAAGTAACAGTATAA
- a CDS encoding head fiber protein — translation MSDRSTKNYRKPDKWVVEGELSINGSGKITKDGQEIKLGGAVSWEDVQGKPSAFTPSSHTHNISDITSLQTTLNGKLSASKAATQADSTATDAAGLKNDFNNLLAKLKAAGIMN, via the coding sequence ATGAGCGACCGTTCTACTAAAAATTATAGGAAGCCGGATAAGTGGGTAGTGGAAGGTGAACTTTCTATTAATGGCTCAGGAAAGATCACTAAAGACGGCCAAGAAATTAAGTTGGGTGGGGCAGTGTCCTGGGAAGATGTCCAGGGGAAGCCTTCCGCATTTACTCCATCTTCCCATACCCACAATATTTCGGACATCACAAGCCTGCAGACAACGCTAAACGGCAAGCTATCAGCATCAAAAGCAGCAACTCAGGCTGACAGTACAGCAACAGATGCAGCAGGATTGAAAAATGATTTTAATAACCTTCTGGCTAAACTTAAAGCTGCAGGAATTATGAATTAA
- a CDS encoding head-tail connector protein: MNEAKRYLRIEEDFTEEDEDVGALVSAAEKYLKNAGCLLNPDDEMAKLAVKMLTIHWYENREPIGNGDKLAFGLQSLITQLQHCFEEGEPST; this comes from the coding sequence GTGAATGAAGCAAAAAGGTATCTAAGGATTGAAGAGGATTTCACTGAAGAAGATGAGGATGTAGGAGCTCTTGTCAGTGCAGCAGAAAAATATCTTAAAAATGCTGGATGTTTACTTAATCCAGATGATGAGATGGCCAAATTAGCTGTGAAAATGTTGACTATCCACTGGTATGAAAACCGAGAACCAATTGGTAACGGAGATAAACTCGCTTTTGGTTTGCAGAGCTTGATCACACAGCTGCAGCATTGTTTTGAAGAGGGTGAGCCATCAACATGA
- a CDS encoding phage head closure protein has protein sequence MNPGKFRHRIIFQQINPGAVDEEGFPLPDGQWADVMKAWAMAKTVSGREYHEASATQNERTTRFIIRYRNGLSEDMRVKYQDRIFEIEAILPDDEVRKTLTVVCKEAVQ, from the coding sequence ATGAATCCAGGTAAATTTAGACACAGGATCATCTTTCAACAAATAAACCCTGGAGCTGTTGATGAAGAAGGCTTCCCTCTACCAGACGGTCAGTGGGCTGATGTGATGAAAGCCTGGGCTATGGCTAAGACGGTTAGCGGCCGTGAATATCACGAGGCATCTGCCACGCAAAACGAACGCACAACCAGATTTATTATCCGATATCGAAATGGGTTATCAGAGGATATGCGAGTAAAATACCAGGACAGAATTTTTGAGATAGAGGCGATTTTGCCAGACGATGAAGTCAGGAAGACCCTCACCGTTGTTTGTAAGGAGGCGGTTCAGTGA
- a CDS encoding HK97-gp10 family putative phage morphogenesis protein translates to MSAQVDGLNQLLSEFTEMGQQLEGRTKEKALKAGGNYLKGKLKENVPVVTGNWRDNIIVSDIKNNKVDVGADQQGDAFYGYFHEFGTSKMAARPVYGPTLESERRTIRDEMAAEIRRNLGL, encoded by the coding sequence GTGAGTGCACAAGTTGATGGGCTTAACCAACTACTTTCTGAGTTTACCGAGATGGGACAGCAGCTCGAAGGCCGAACAAAAGAAAAGGCTCTTAAAGCCGGCGGGAATTATTTGAAAGGTAAGCTAAAAGAAAACGTACCTGTGGTCACTGGGAATTGGCGCGATAACATCATTGTGTCTGACATTAAAAATAACAAAGTCGATGTTGGTGCAGATCAGCAGGGGGATGCTTTTTACGGTTATTTTCATGAATTCGGGACATCGAAAATGGCAGCCCGTCCTGTATACGGCCCTACTCTAGAGAGTGAAAGAAGAACCATAAGAGATGAAATGGCTGCAGAAATCAGAAGGAATTTAGGTTTATGA
- a CDS encoding major tail protein: MPTIGLRDMHFAKFKDDGTYETPVKLSEAISATVTPNYTVTTLYADDRAVNVASALGDIDVQINPKDLPADEYDLLMGTTKNTDGVIEDSVDDVAPYGALLFRLPFEQGGFRYYCYYKGKFQPPALTHNTRGGSTEFQTPTISGKFMPRDDGKWRAHLDAPGKVENPIADTWFDSVYKPTPPAPETTP, encoded by the coding sequence ATGCCAACAATCGGACTTAGAGATATGCATTTCGCTAAATTTAAAGATGATGGGACATACGAGACTCCTGTCAAGCTGTCTGAAGCTATCTCGGCAACAGTCACACCTAACTATACAGTTACCACATTGTATGCGGATGACCGGGCTGTTAACGTTGCAAGTGCGCTTGGGGATATCGATGTTCAGATCAACCCAAAAGATTTACCAGCTGATGAATATGACCTGCTTATGGGTACAACCAAAAATACTGACGGTGTCATTGAGGATTCCGTGGATGACGTCGCTCCTTATGGGGCACTATTGTTCCGATTGCCGTTTGAACAGGGAGGCTTTCGCTACTACTGCTATTACAAAGGGAAATTCCAGCCTCCTGCTTTGACCCACAATACAAGAGGCGGTAGCACAGAATTCCAAACACCAACGATTTCCGGTAAATTTATGCCCCGCGATGATGGGAAATGGCGTGCTCATTTAGATGCCCCTGGGAAAGTTGAGAATCCAATTGCCGACACTTGGTTTGATTCTGTTTACAAACCAACCCCACCTGCACCTGAAACTACACCATAA
- the gpG gene encoding phage tail assembly chaperone G produces MKNLTILINGEEKTFSIPFVNGLVWRKFIELRAKTENLSDLKPEELDEFAELVVFAFGDKFSLEEFYAGVPYDQVMSTIDGLFVPTEGDAEGNGKK; encoded by the coding sequence TTGAAAAATTTAACTATATTAATCAATGGCGAAGAAAAAACTTTCTCAATTCCTTTCGTCAACGGTTTGGTGTGGAGAAAGTTCATTGAACTACGTGCAAAAACAGAAAACCTAAGTGATTTAAAACCGGAAGAGTTAGACGAATTTGCCGAACTTGTAGTGTTTGCGTTTGGCGATAAATTTAGCCTAGAAGAGTTTTACGCCGGTGTACCGTATGACCAAGTGATGAGTACAATCGACGGTCTTTTTGTACCAACCGAAGGTGATGCTGAGGGAAACGGAAAAAAGTAA